The following are encoded together in the Peromyscus leucopus breed LL Stock chromosome 1, UCI_PerLeu_2.1, whole genome shotgun sequence genome:
- the Wee1 gene encoding wee1-like protein kinase — MSFLSRQQPPPTRRAAAACSLRQKLIFAPGSDCEEEEEEEEEEEGSGHSTGEDSAFQEPDSPLPSARSPAEAEAERRRSPGAEPSSPGELEDDLLLRGGGGAAEAAGGGGEGDSWEEEGFGSSSPVKSPATAYFLGPSFSPVHCGGPGDASPPGCGAPRAMEGPGSPPPDYPSTPPHKTFRKLRLFDTPHTPKSLLSKARVIDSSSVKLRGGSLFMDTEKSGKREFDTRQTPHVNINPFTPDPVLLHSSGRCRGRKRAYFNDSSEDMEASDYEFEDETRPAKRITITESNMKSRYETEFHELEKIGSGEFGSVFKCVKRLDGCIYAIKRSKKPLAGSVDEQNALREVYAHAVLGQHSHVVRYFSAWAEDDHMLIQNEYCNGGSLADAINENYRIMSYFTEGELKDLLLQVGRGLRYIHSMSLVHMDIKPSNIFISRTSIPNAVSEEGDEDDWISNKVMFKIGDLGHVTRISSPQVEEGDSRFLANEVLQENYSHLPKADIFALALTVVCAAGAEPLPRNGDQWHEIRQGRLPRIPQVLSQELTELLKVMIHPDPERRPSSMELVKHSVLLSASRKSAEQLRIELNAEKFKNSLLQKELKKAQMAAKVAAEERALFTDRMATRSTTQSNRTSRLIGKKMNRSVSLTIY, encoded by the exons ATGAGCTTCCTGAGCCGACAGCAGCCGCCGCCTACCCGCCGCGCCGCGGCCGCCTGCAGCTTGCGGCAGAAGCTCATCTTCGCCCCGGGCAGCGactgtgaggaggaagaggaggaagaggaggaggaggaaggcagcggCCACAGCACCGGGGAGGACTCGGCCTTCCAGGAACCCGATTCGCCGCTGCCGTCCGCTCGCAGCCCCGCCGAGGCCGAAGCCGAGCGCCGCCGCTCGCCCGGCGCCGAGCCCAGCAGCCCCGGAGAGCTGGAGGACGACCTGCTGCTGCGGGGTGGCGGCGGGGCCGCGGaagcggcgggcggcggcggcgagggCGACTCTTGGGAGGAGGAGGGTTTCGGCTCGTCGTCGCCCGTCAAGTCACCGGCGACCGCCTACTTTCTGGGCCCCTCGTTTTCGCCGGTGCACTGCGGCGGCCCGGGGGATGCGTCCCCGCCGGGTTGCGGGGCGCCGCGGGCCATGGAGGGCCCTGGCTCGCCGCCGCCCGACTATCCAAGCACCCCGCCGCACAAGACTTTCCGTAAGCTGCGACTATTTGACACGCCACACACGCCCAAG aGTTTGCTTTCCAAAGCTCGAGTAATTGATTCCAGCTCTGTTAAACTCCGGGGTGGTTCTCTATTCATGGACacagaaaaatcaggaaaaagagaaTTCGACACACGGCAAACTCCTCATGTGAATATTAATCCTTTTACTCCGGATCCTGTATTGCTTCACTCCTCAGGACGGTGTCGTGGGAGAAAAAGAGCATATTTTAATGA TTCCTCTGAAGACATGGAAGCCAGTGATTATGAGTTTGAAGATGAAACAAGACCTGCTAAA AGAATTACAATTACTGAAAGCAATATGAAGTCACGGTATGAAACTGAATTTCATGAGCTGGAGAAAATTGGTTCTGGAgaatttggttctgtgtttaagTGTGTGAAGAGGCTAGATGGATGCATTTATGCCATTAAGCGATCAAAAAAGCCATTGGCTGGCTCTGTTGATGA gCAGAATGCTTTGAGAGAAGTATATGCTCATGCTGTGCTTGGACAGCATTCCCACGTGGTTCGCTATTTCTCTGCATGGGCAGAAGATGACCATATGCTTATACAAAATGAATATTGTAATG GTGGGAGTTTAGCTGATGCTATAAATGAGAACTACAGAATCATGAGCTACTTTACTGAAGGAGAGCTGAAGGATCTGCTTTTGCAAGTTGGCCGGGGCTTGAGATATATACACTCAATGTCTTTGGTTCACATGGATATAAAACCTA GTAATATTTTCATATCTCGAACCTCGATCCCGAATGCTGTCTCTGAGGAAGGAGATGAAGATGACTGGATATCCAACAAAGTTATGTTTAAAATAG GTGATCTTGGGCATGTGACAAGAATCTCTAGTCCACAAGTTGAAGAAGGTGATAGTCGTTTCCTAGCAAATGAAGTTTTACAAGag AACTATAGTCATCTACCGAAAGCAGATATTTTTGCCCTTGCTCTCACAGTCGTGTGTGCTGCTGGTGCTGAACCCCTCCCCAGAAATGGAGACCAGTGGCATGAAATCAGGCAGGGTCGATTACCTCGGATTCCACAAGTGCTTTCCCAGGAGTTGACAGAGTTGCTAAAA gTTATGATCCACCCTGATCCGGAAAGAAGGCCTTCGTCGATGGAGCTGGTGAAGCATTCAGTGTTGCTGTCTGCATCTAGAAAGAGCGCAGAGCAGTTACGGATCGAACTGAATGCTGAGAAATTCAAAAATTCTCTTTTGCAGAA agaACTCAAGAAAGCCCAAATGGCAGCCAAAGTTGCAGCTGAGGAACGGGCACTCTTCACGGATCGGATGGCCACTAGGTCCACCACCCAGAGTAATAGAACTTCTCGACttattggaaagaaaatgaaccGCTCTGTCAGCCTAACTATATACTGA